One Sphingobium aromaticiconvertens genomic window carries:
- a CDS encoding IS630 family transposase encodes MAGRRADLVVLSGDDRRFLEAQVRRHKAPRSLSDRCRMVLLCAEGLQSKEVAERLGVHEHTVGKWRRRFVQAGIEGLTDEYRAGRPRTVSDTQVAQVIERTLNTTPKDATHWSIRSMAAKSGLSHTTIRRIWGAFGLQPHRSETFKLSTDPLFVDKVQDIVGLYMSPPNRAIVLCVDEKSQIQALDREQPVLPMAPGVPERRTHTYVRNGTTSLFAALDIATGAVIGKCYKRHRATEFLDFLKRIDAAIPKGPDVHLVMDNYATHKTPKIKAWLARRPHWHAHFTPTSASWINQVERWFAELTRKQLQRGVHRSTAELETDITAFIAAHNENPKPYKWVKSADEILAAVKRFCQKTMSRTSDSGD; translated from the coding sequence ATGGCGGGCAGACGGGCGGATTTGGTTGTCTTGAGCGGAGATGACCGGCGTTTTCTCGAAGCTCAGGTCCGCCGCCACAAAGCGCCGCGTTCACTCTCTGATCGATGCCGGATGGTCCTGCTTTGTGCAGAAGGGCTGCAGAGCAAGGAAGTCGCCGAACGCCTGGGCGTTCACGAGCACACGGTTGGCAAATGGCGCCGCCGGTTCGTGCAGGCTGGCATTGAAGGACTGACTGACGAATATCGTGCGGGTCGGCCACGAACAGTATCTGACACGCAAGTAGCTCAGGTGATCGAGCGTACGCTGAACACGACCCCCAAGGACGCCACGCATTGGTCGATCCGTTCCATGGCCGCCAAGTCCGGGCTGTCACACACCACCATCCGCCGGATCTGGGGCGCGTTCGGCCTGCAGCCGCACCGGTCCGAGACATTCAAGCTGTCCACCGATCCGCTATTTGTCGACAAGGTGCAGGACATAGTCGGGCTCTACATGTCGCCGCCGAACCGGGCGATCGTGCTGTGCGTGGATGAAAAATCGCAAATCCAGGCGCTGGATCGCGAGCAGCCGGTCTTGCCCATGGCGCCGGGGGTTCCTGAGCGGCGCACCCATACCTACGTCCGCAATGGCACGACATCCCTGTTCGCCGCGCTCGACATTGCCACCGGCGCCGTGATCGGGAAATGCTACAAGCGCCATCGGGCAACCGAGTTCCTCGACTTCCTCAAGCGGATCGACGCCGCGATCCCCAAGGGGCCAGACGTCCACCTCGTGATGGACAACTATGCGACCCACAAGACGCCAAAGATCAAGGCCTGGCTCGCACGCCGCCCGCATTGGCATGCTCACTTCACACCGACTTCGGCGTCCTGGATCAATCAGGTCGAACGATGGTTTGCAGAACTGACCCGCAAGCAGTTGCAGCGCGGTGTCCACCGATCAACCGCTGAACTTGAGACCGACATCACCGCATTCATCGCGGCGCACAACGAAAACCCCAAGCCCTACAAATGGGTCAAATCCGCCGACGAAATCCTCGCCGCCGTCAAACGATTCTGCCAAAAAACAATGAGCCGAACTTCAGATTCAGGTGACTAG
- a CDS encoding tyrosine-type recombinase/integrase — MAQLAPLPSPTLALPALIASADDRARLRFLEFFAVTIRNAHTRRAYARAAGDFLTWVAARGVTSLGAVQPLHVGAWIEALGGEMSAPSVKQQLAGVRRLFDWLVIGQVMPVNPAASVRGPAHSQRRGKTPVLAPDEARRLLDTIDVGGPAGLRDRALIGLMVYSFARIGAALSMRVEDVFMQNRRLWVRLHEKGGKQHEMPCHHNLEDYLTAYIDGCELRAQAKGPLFRTIARGTKRLSDTPLPQANAFAMVRRRAVAAEIGTAIGNHSFRATGITTYLKNGGTLETAATMANHSSTRTTQLYDRRPDDVTLDEVERVLI, encoded by the coding sequence ATGGCTCAGCTCGCCCCCCTTCCCTCGCCCACGCTGGCCTTGCCGGCGCTGATCGCGTCGGCCGACGACCGCGCGCGGTTGCGGTTCCTGGAGTTTTTCGCCGTCACCATCCGCAACGCGCATACGCGCCGCGCCTATGCGCGCGCGGCTGGCGACTTCCTGACCTGGGTAGCGGCGCGCGGGGTCACGTCCCTTGGGGCCGTGCAGCCGCTCCACGTCGGCGCGTGGATCGAGGCGCTGGGAGGCGAGATGAGCGCGCCCAGCGTCAAGCAGCAGCTCGCCGGCGTGCGTCGGCTGTTCGACTGGCTGGTGATAGGCCAGGTCATGCCGGTGAACCCCGCCGCATCGGTGCGCGGGCCGGCGCATAGTCAGCGGCGCGGCAAGACGCCGGTGCTGGCCCCCGACGAGGCGCGGCGGCTGCTTGATACGATCGACGTGGGTGGGCCGGCGGGTCTGCGCGACCGCGCGCTAATCGGGCTGATGGTCTATTCGTTCGCGCGGATCGGCGCGGCGCTCTCCATGCGTGTCGAGGACGTTTTCATGCAGAACCGCCGTCTCTGGGTGCGGCTGCACGAAAAGGGCGGCAAGCAGCACGAAATGCCCTGCCACCATAATCTTGAGGACTATCTGACCGCCTATATCGACGGGTGTGAGCTGCGCGCGCAAGCCAAGGGGCCGTTGTTCCGCACGATCGCGCGCGGGACCAAGCGGCTAAGCGACACTCCCCTGCCCCAGGCCAATGCGTTCGCGATGGTGCGCCGACGCGCGGTGGCGGCCGAGATCGGCACGGCGATCGGCAACCATTCGTTCCGCGCGACCGGGATTACCACTTACCTGAAGAACGGCGGCACGCTGGAGACGGCCGCGACGATGGCGAACCATAGCTCCACGCGCACGACCCAGCTCTACGATCGGAGGCCCGATGACGTGACGCTCGATGAGGTGGAACGGGTGTTGATCTAG
- a CDS encoding type II toxin-antitoxin system VapC family toxin, with protein sequence MILDTSALVAILYREPEAATFAQAIHDADACRISVASYVELSMVIERQLGPEGMRQTEAFFRRAGITIEPVTLDHGELARQAFLDFGKGRHKAGLNFGDCFSYALAKATDEPLLFKGNDFALTDIEAAA encoded by the coding sequence ATGATCCTCGACACCTCGGCCCTGGTCGCGATCCTCTATCGCGAACCCGAAGCGGCGACCTTCGCACAAGCCATCCATGATGCCGATGCCTGCCGCATCAGCGTCGCCAGCTATGTCGAGCTGTCGATGGTCATCGAACGCCAGCTCGGTCCCGAAGGGATGCGCCAGACCGAAGCCTTCTTTCGCCGCGCCGGCATCACGATCGAACCGGTGACGCTCGATCATGGCGAACTGGCGCGACAGGCGTTTCTCGATTTCGGCAAGGGCCGCCACAAAGCGGGCCTGAACTTTGGCGACTGCTTTTCCTATGCGCTGGCCAAGGCGACCGACGAGCCGCTGTTGTTCAAGGGCAATGATTTTGCCCTGACGGACATAGAGGCGGCGGCATAA